A section of the Larus michahellis chromosome 1, bLarMic1.1, whole genome shotgun sequence genome encodes:
- the LOC141744116 gene encoding potassium voltage-gated channel subfamily A member 6-like, whose protein sequence is MRAEEPLALAAPRAGGGGGGGGEAEAEAPGEERSGGSCCSSERLVINISGLRFETQLRTLSIFPDTLLGDPSRRVRYFDPLRNEYFFDRNRPSFDAILYYYQSGGRLRRPVHVPLDIFLEEIRFYQLGQEAIETFREDEGFIQEEEKPLPQHHFQRQVWLLFEYPESSGPARAIAIVSVLVILISIVIFCLETLPEFRQEPKGAQPGFGEAAPPGDEALLLPPPPPPSGSPPPLRPAAGAGPFFTDPFFLIETLCIIWFSFELLVRFFACPSKPEFSRNIMNIIDIVAIIPYFITLGTELAQQQQQKQQPGSSSNNGGQQQAMSLAILRVIRLVRVFRIFKLSRHSKGLQILGKTLQASMRELGLLIFFLFIGVILFSSAVYFAETDDPDSLFTSIPDAFWWAVVSMTTVGYGDMYPMTIGGKIVGSLCAIAGVLTIALPVPVIVSNFNYFYHRETDHEEQCQYTHVTCGQQQSPFSEPKKGDSNQSLSKSEFLEAEDLESMKYSNFIPPNNQGYKEKKMLTEV, encoded by the coding sequence ATGCGGGCGGAGGAGCCGCTGGCGCTGGcggccccgcgggcgggcggcggcggcggcggcggtggcgagGCGGAGGCGGAGGCGCCGGGCGAGGAGCGGAGCggcggcagctgctgcagcagtgagCGGCTGGTGATCAACATCTCGGGGCTGCGCTTCGAGACGCAGCTGCGGACCCTCTCCATCTTCCCCGACACACTGCTGGGGGACCCCAGCCGCCGGGTGCGCTACTTCGACCCGCTCCGCAACGAGTACTTCTTCGACCGCAACCGGCCCAGCTTCGACGCCATCCTCTACTACTACCAGTCCGGCGGGCGGCTCCGCCGGCCCGTCCATGTGCCCCTCGACATCTTCCTGGAGGAGATCCGCTTCTACCAACTGGGCCAGGAGGCCATCGAGACCTTCCGGGAGGACGAGGGCTTCATTCAAGAGGAGGAgaagcccctgccccagcaccactTCCAGCGCCAGGTCTGGCTGCTCTTTGAGTACCCCGAGAGCTCCGGGCCGGCCCGGGCCATCGCCATCGTCTCCGTGCTGGTCATCCTCATCTCCATCGTCATCTTCTGCCTCGAGACCCTGCCGGAGTTTCGCCAGGAGCCCAAGGGCGCCCAGCCCGGCTTCGGGGAGGCGGCGCCGCCCGGCGACGaggcgctgctgctgccgccgccgccgccgccgagcgggtccccgccgcccctgcgccccgccgccggcgccggACCCTTCTTCACAGACCCCTTCTTCCTCATAGAGACCCTGTGCATCATCTGGTTCTCCTTTGAACTCCTCGTCCGCTTCTTCGCCTGCCCCAGCAAGCCCGAGTTCTCCCGCAACATCATGAATATCATCGACATCGTGGCCATCATCCCCTACTTCATCACCCTGGGCACTGAGCTGgcccagcaacagcagcagaagcagcagcccgGGAGCAGCAGCAACAATGGGGGCCAGCAGCAAGCCATGTCCCTGGCTATCCTGAGAGTCATTCGCCTGGTCAGAGTCTTCAGGATCTTCAAGCTCTCCAGGCACTCCAAGGGGCTGCAGATCTTGGGGAAGACCCTCCAGGCCAGCATGAGGGAGCTGggcctcctcatcttcttccttttcatcGGGGTGATCCTCTTCTCCAGTGCTGTCTACTTTGCAGAGACTGATGACCCCGACTCCCTGTTCACCAGCATCCCCGATGCTTTTTGGTGGGCGGTGGTGTCCATGACCACCGTGGGCTATGGGGACATGTATCCCATGACAATTGGTGGCAAGATTGTGGGTTCCTTGTGTGCCATCGCGGGTGTGCTGACCAttgccctccctgtccctgtcatCGTGTCCAATTTCAACTACTTCTACCACCGAGAGACTGATCACGAAGAGCAGTGCCAGTACACCCATGTCACCTGTGGTCAGCAGCAGTCACCCTTCTCTGAGCCCAAGAAGGGGGACAGTAATCAGTCTCTCAGCAAATCTGAATTCCTGGAAGCAGAAGACCTGGAGTCCATGAAATATTCCAACTTCATTCCTCCCAACAACCAGGGttataaagagaagaaaatgctgacAGAGGTGTGA